Genomic DNA from Fimbriimonas ginsengisoli Gsoil 348:
GCGCGGGCGACCATTGCGTCGCCGAACAGAACCGGCAGAACGTAGTATCCCCATCTCCGCTTGGCCTCCGGAATGTAGATCTCCCAGGCGTAGTCGAAGTCGAATAGGTGGGCGACCATTTTGCGGTCCCAAAGGAGCTGGTCGAGCGGCGCGACGAAAGTGACGCGGGGGGCAGGGGATGGGGAATCGAGGTTGGAGAGTAGTTGGGGCGTCGCGTGGGCTTTGATCCCTTCCACATCGACGGGAACGAGCTCGCCCATCTCGATGAGTCGTTCGATCGCCGCCGCGCGCGGTCCGGCGTAAACCTTGTAAGACCAGAGCTCCATCGGCGCGCTGAACCTCAGCAGCCCTACCGCCCGATGGCGCTCGGCGACAAGCTCTCGGACCGCATCCTCGTCTTCCATCATCGGCAGCCGGTAAAGGTGGGCGGGGACAAGTCGCTCGGCAAGGTCGTAGAGGTGTTGCCCCTTGCGGCGTCCCGCCGTCATCACCTGCCCGGTGTGCCACAGCGCGCGCAGCACTCGTTTGGTTACGTTTGGGCTGGACCAGTGACTCTTCCACTCCGCCTTCTTTTCCTGGAAGCCGCACTCCTTCGGCATTAGCGGTCCTCGCTCCTCGAGGTCTTTGAGGATGGCGGTCACCGCCTCGGGAAACTCTTCGAAGATCTTCTGAAAATGCCCGCGATGCCACTTATGAAAGATCCGCCGCCACGGCCAACCTTCGAATGGGACCAGCGACGCCTGCTTGTCCCACCCATCGTAGATTTGCCGATCCTCGTAGGCGGTCTTCTCCCAATCGCCAATCCGATATCCGGGGACACGGGCTTGGAGGACGAGGTCGTGGTTACAACCGATGGGGGCGATGGGGTCGAATTGGATGCTTCGCAGACGTTCGAACGCCTCCATCTGCGTAGCGCAGGGCGCGAACTGGTGTTTCACGAGCGCCCTGCGGGCGTCGGCTTTGGACAGCTTGATGGGGCTCGCCACTGGGGAACGGTACCTGTTCCAAGTTGCGCTAGTGGTTAGGCGCGTGGAAGGCGTCAGCCGTATGACTGCCTGGCTAAAGGAGCCGAGCGCACCAGGTACCTTTCAGAGCGTGGCGGGTCGGAGCGAATGGTGGGTTAGCAGCTTTTACAAGTTTTGCCGGTTGACCTCGGAAGAGGTGCAGGCGCACCAGACTTGGTTCGGGTCTTACATGGAATCCAGCCGCGTTTTGGGGCTCGTGGTGCTGGCGGAGGAGGGGATCAATGCGACGGTGGCGGGGGAGCGAGGCGCCGTCGACGTGCTGAAGACTTACGTCGAAGCTCACTTCGGCGAAGTTCGGTTCAAAGATTCGGTCAGCGAGATGTGTCCGTTCCACCGGGTTTCGGTGGACATCCGGCGAGAGATCGTAGCGAGTAAGAATGACGGCTTGCCACTGCCGCCGGGCGACGACCACCACCTCAGCCCTTCCGAATGGCACGCGATGCTGGCCGGGCCGAATCCAAAAACGGTCATCGACACTCGCAATCGGTACGAGACCCAGCTCGGGATGTTCGAGGGCGCGGTCGACCCGGATCTTAAGTCGTTCGGCGATTGGGGCGGATACCTCGATCGGGCCGAGATCCCTCGGGACCAGCCGGTGATGATCTATTGCACGGGCGGGATCCGGTGCGAGAAGGCGATCTTCGAGCTGCGTTCACGCGGATTCGAAGAGGTTTACCAGCTTCGGGACGGGATCTTGGGCTACCTGGAGCAGTTCCCGGAAGGGAAGTACCGGGGCGAGTGCTTCGTCTTTGACGATCGGGTGGCGCTAGACGCGCACCTGAACCCGACGACGAAAGCGGGCATCTGCCCGGGCTGTGGCCTCCCGGCGACTAACAAATTCGATTGCGCGTGGTGCGGCT
This window encodes:
- a CDS encoding DNA glycosylase AlkZ-like family protein, which gives rise to MASPIKLSKADARRALVKHQFAPCATQMEAFERLRSIQFDPIAPIGCNHDLVLQARVPGYRIGDWEKTAYEDRQIYDGWDKQASLVPFEGWPWRRIFHKWHRGHFQKIFEEFPEAVTAILKDLEERGPLMPKECGFQEKKAEWKSHWSSPNVTKRVLRALWHTGQVMTAGRRKGQHLYDLAERLVPAHLYRLPMMEDEDAVRELVAERHRAVGLLRFSAPMELWSYKVYAGPRAAAIERLIEMGELVPVDVEGIKAHATPQLLSNLDSPSPAPRVTFVAPLDQLLWDRKMVAHLFDFDYAWEIYIPEAKRRWGYYVLPVLFGDAMVARAEFWCRDGVLEVRSWHFEPGDPGPSFLIELERALQDLMAYCSAVKIVTGPGVDPIIRDLT
- a CDS encoding rhodanese-related sulfurtransferase; the protein is MAGRSEWWVSSFYKFCRLTSEEVQAHQTWFGSYMESSRVLGLVVLAEEGINATVAGERGAVDVLKTYVEAHFGEVRFKDSVSEMCPFHRVSVDIRREIVASKNDGLPLPPGDDHHLSPSEWHAMLAGPNPKTVIDTRNRYETQLGMFEGAVDPDLKSFGDWGGYLDRAEIPRDQPVMIYCTGGIRCEKAIFELRSRGFEEVYQLRDGILGYLEQFPEGKYRGECFVFDDRVALDAHLNPTTKAGICPGCGLPATNKFDCAWCGSVCFCCDDCRPVWEGVCSKTCRDRIRRHGCPTA